The following are encoded together in the Arthrobacter sp. Y-9 genome:
- a CDS encoding 5-oxoprolinase/urea amidolyase family protein, translating into MGRLLGVRRVGDRAVLAELDGLDAVLALQAGLLAEPPAGVVDVVAAARTVLVTVGLPQSLAGVVDRLRTADLAAGVRSAGREVSIETVYDGEDLAEVARLTGRSVEAVVAGHADAVWTAAFGGFAPGFAYLSAPGAPEVPRRTSPRTRVPAGSVALAGGYSAVYPNDSPGGWQLIGRTGALLWDAARDEPALIKAGDTVRFVPVRDIVQALPARPAAETVEPVLEVRSPGLQTTVQDLGRPGHAASGVSDSGAMDRGALKRANRMVGNPAGAPGLEALPGGLTLRALRDTILAVTGADVPLLISDDDGARWDAPLDAPLTLLAGETLRLGTPVAGLRSYVAVRGGVRGGAVLGSAATDVLSGLGPAPLTAGSRLGLLDPRLPGAVGEPETAPPRPSAEEVTVLRVVPGPRDDWFTDESLEAFHTGVWTATAESNRVGIRFSGEPLVRRTEGELQSEGTVRGAIQVPASGLPLVFMADHPVTGGYPVIGVVLDADQDRLAQLPPGAKVGFEAVAPASL; encoded by the coding sequence ATGGGCCGACTGCTGGGCGTGCGCCGCGTGGGGGACCGCGCGGTGCTCGCCGAACTCGACGGCCTGGACGCCGTGCTGGCGCTCCAGGCGGGCCTGCTCGCCGAACCGCCGGCCGGCGTCGTGGACGTCGTGGCCGCGGCCCGCACCGTGCTCGTGACCGTGGGTCTCCCGCAGTCCCTGGCCGGTGTCGTGGACCGGCTGCGGACGGCTGACCTGGCCGCCGGGGTGCGCTCCGCCGGGCGTGAGGTGAGTATCGAGACCGTGTACGACGGCGAGGACCTCGCCGAGGTCGCCCGCCTCACCGGCCGCAGCGTCGAGGCTGTCGTGGCCGGGCACGCGGACGCCGTCTGGACCGCCGCGTTCGGCGGGTTCGCCCCGGGGTTCGCCTACCTCAGCGCGCCCGGCGCGCCCGAGGTCCCGCGCCGCACCTCCCCGCGCACCCGCGTGCCGGCCGGTTCCGTGGCGCTCGCCGGCGGGTACTCGGCCGTCTACCCCAACGACTCGCCCGGCGGCTGGCAGCTCATCGGCCGCACCGGCGCGCTCCTGTGGGACGCCGCCCGCGACGAACCCGCGCTCATCAAGGCCGGCGACACCGTCCGCTTCGTCCCGGTCCGTGACATCGTGCAGGCCCTGCCCGCCCGGCCCGCCGCCGAGACCGTCGAACCCGTCCTCGAGGTCCGCAGCCCCGGCCTCCAGACCACGGTGCAGGACCTCGGGAGGCCCGGCCACGCGGCGTCGGGGGTCAGCGATTCCGGCGCCATGGACCGCGGCGCCCTCAAACGCGCGAACCGCATGGTCGGCAACCCTGCCGGCGCGCCCGGACTCGAAGCCCTGCCAGGCGGCCTGACGCTGCGCGCGCTCCGGGACACGATCCTCGCCGTCACCGGCGCGGACGTCCCGCTCCTGATCAGCGACGACGACGGCGCCCGGTGGGACGCCCCGCTCGACGCCCCGCTCACGCTCCTGGCCGGTGAGACGCTGCGGCTGGGAACGCCTGTCGCCGGGCTGCGCAGTTATGTGGCGGTACGAGGCGGAGTGCGGGGCGGCGCCGTGCTGGGCAGCGCCGCCACGGACGTCCTGTCCGGGCTGGGTCCCGCCCCGCTCACGGCGGGGAGCCGTCTGGGCCTGCTCGATCCGCGGCTGCCCGGCGCCGTGGGGGAGCCGGAGACGGCGCCCCCACGGCCGTCGGCGGAGGAGGTGACGGTGCTCCGGGTGGTCCCCGGTCCCCGCGACGACTGGTTCACCGACGAGTCCCTCGAGGCGTTCCACACGGGGGTATGGACTGCGACAGCCGAGTCGAACCGCGTGGGCATCCGGTTCTCCGGCGAGCCCCTGGTGCGCAGGACCGAGGGTGAGCTCCAGAGCGAGGGCACGGTGCGGGGCGCCATCCAGGTGCCGGCGTCCGGTCTGCCCCTGGTCTTCATGGCGGATCATCCCGTGACGGGCGGGTACCCCGTGATCGGCGTGGTCCTCGACGCGGACCAGGACCGGCTGGCCCAGCTTCCGCCCGGCGCGAAGGTGGGTTTCGAAGCGGTGGCCCCGGCGTCGCTGTAG
- a CDS encoding GntR family transcriptional regulator → MSSDAVLAGLRREARAAHAHTAQWVAATLRQRIADGELTPGTKLPEEALREALGVSRNTLREAFATLHAERVVQRIPNRGVFVAHPTAEDVREIYRVRKLVEPAALLWAPRIDVEELAGIVRRGRAAVTEGDIAGMAGANQDFHRTVLAAAGSIRLDALMEQVLAEMRLVFAAMGRDPRFHAPYVEGNERIVELLAAGQRAEAAEYLRDYLDRAEQQLVDAVEGRA, encoded by the coding sequence GTGAGTTCTGATGCTGTCCTGGCGGGGTTGCGCCGCGAAGCGCGTGCCGCCCACGCGCACACCGCCCAGTGGGTGGCGGCCACACTGCGGCAGCGCATCGCCGACGGCGAGCTGACCCCCGGCACCAAGCTTCCCGAAGAGGCGCTCCGGGAGGCCCTGGGCGTCTCACGGAACACGCTCCGCGAGGCCTTCGCCACGCTGCACGCCGAACGCGTGGTGCAGCGGATCCCGAACCGCGGCGTCTTCGTGGCCCACCCGACGGCCGAGGATGTCCGCGAGATCTACCGGGTCCGGAAGCTCGTGGAACCGGCCGCGCTGCTGTGGGCGCCGCGGATCGATGTCGAGGAGCTCGCGGGGATCGTCCGCCGGGGCCGGGCCGCGGTCACGGAGGGCGACATCGCCGGGATGGCCGGTGCAAACCAGGATTTCCACCGGACCGTCCTCGCGGCCGCCGGGAGCATCCGGCTCGACGCGCTCATGGAACAGGTGCTCGCGGAGATGCGGCTGGTGTTCGCGGCGATGGGGCGGGACCCCCGCTTCCACGCGCCGTACGTGGAGGGCAACGAGAGGATCGTCGAGCTTCTGGCGGCGGGACAGCGTGCCGAGGCAGCCGAGTACCTCCGGGATTATCTCGACCGGGCCGAACAGCAGCTCGTGGACGCGGTCGAAGGGCGGGCCTAG